The following proteins are encoded in a genomic region of Serinus canaria isolate serCan28SL12 chromosome 13, serCan2020, whole genome shotgun sequence:
- the REEP2 gene encoding receptor expression-enhancing protein 2 isoform X7, translating to MMYWIVFAFFTTAETLTDIVLSWAERCPVYGVFMAMDERLNDTRRRFPFYFELKIAFVIWLLSPYTKGSSVLYRKFVHPTLSNKEKEIDEYITQACDKSYETMMRVGKRGLNLAANAAVTAAAKGQGVLSEKLRSFSMQDLTLIRDEDTVHMQSRDPQLHASGASLLETIEDSASCYSSGEESSVAHRSNGTPSDTRTDPSDEDAGDKLPKRTQSLKTPKKVMKAELPVRSVKARPKKKAAGSLASGESS from the exons ATGATGTACTGGATTGTGTTTGCCTTTTTCACCACTGCAGAAACTCTCACAGACATTGTGCTTTCTTG GGCTGAGAGATGCCCTGTTTATGGAGTTTTCATGGCTATGGATGAAAGACTAAATGATACTCGAAGAAG gTTTCCCTTTTATTTCGAGCTGAAAATTGCATTTGTGATTTGGCTGCTCTCCCCTTACACCAAGGGCTCCAGTGTCCTCTACAGGAAGTTTGTGCACCCAACGCTCTCCAATAAGGAGAAG GAAATTGATGAATACATTACTCAGGCTTGTGACAAGAGCTACGAAACGATGATGCGAGTTGGCAAGAGAGGGTTAAACCTTGCTGCCAATGCAGCAGTTACTGCAGCTGCCAAG GGCCAGGGAGTTTTGTCTGAGAAGCTTCGAAGTTTCAGCATGCAGGATCTGACTCTGATCCGAGATGAAGATACTGTGCATATGCAAAGCCGTGATCCACAGCTGCACGCCTCCGGTGCGAGTCTTCTGGAAACTATTGAAGACTCAG CTTCCTGTTACTCctcaggagaggagagcagtgTGGCACATCGGTCTAATGGAACCCCGTCAGATACTAGAACCGACCCATCAGATGAAGATGCAGGAGACAAACTTCCTAAACGCACCCAGAGTCTCAAAACTCCTAAAAAGGTGATGAAAGCTGAA cTTCCAGTGAGAAGTGTAAAAGCCCGCCCTAAGAAGAAAGCTGCCGGCTCTCTTGCTTCTGGCGAGTCATCCTAA
- the REEP2 gene encoding receptor expression-enhancing protein 2 isoform X6 → MVSWIISRLVVLIFGTLYPAYSSYKAVKTKNVKEYVKWMMYWIVFAFFTTAETLTDIVLSWFPFYFELKIAFVIWLLSPYTKGSSVLYRKFVHPTLSNKEKEIDEYITQACDKSYETMMRVGKRGLNLAANAAVTAAAKGQGVLSEKLRSFSMQDLTLIRDEDTVHMQSRDPQLHASGASLLETIEDSASCYSSGEESSVAHRSNGTPSDTRTDPSDEDAGDKLPKRTQSLKTPKKVMKAELPVRSVKARPKKKAAGSLASGESS, encoded by the exons GCTGATCTTCGGCACTCTTTACCCCGCGTACTCCTCCTACAAGGCCGTGAAGACGAAAAACGTAAAGGAATAT GTGAAGTGGATGATGTACTGGATTGTGTTTGCCTTTTTCACCACTGCAGAAACTCTCACAGACATTGTGCTTTCTTG gTTTCCCTTTTATTTCGAGCTGAAAATTGCATTTGTGATTTGGCTGCTCTCCCCTTACACCAAGGGCTCCAGTGTCCTCTACAGGAAGTTTGTGCACCCAACGCTCTCCAATAAGGAGAAG GAAATTGATGAATACATTACTCAGGCTTGTGACAAGAGCTACGAAACGATGATGCGAGTTGGCAAGAGAGGGTTAAACCTTGCTGCCAATGCAGCAGTTACTGCAGCTGCCAAG GGCCAGGGAGTTTTGTCTGAGAAGCTTCGAAGTTTCAGCATGCAGGATCTGACTCTGATCCGAGATGAAGATACTGTGCATATGCAAAGCCGTGATCCACAGCTGCACGCCTCCGGTGCGAGTCTTCTGGAAACTATTGAAGACTCAG CTTCCTGTTACTCctcaggagaggagagcagtgTGGCACATCGGTCTAATGGAACCCCGTCAGATACTAGAACCGACCCATCAGATGAAGATGCAGGAGACAAACTTCCTAAACGCACCCAGAGTCTCAAAACTCCTAAAAAGGTGATGAAAGCTGAA cTTCCAGTGAGAAGTGTAAAAGCCCGCCCTAAGAAGAAAGCTGCCGGCTCTCTTGCTTCTGGCGAGTCATCCTAA
- the EGR1 gene encoding early growth response protein 1 — translation MAAAKAEMQLLPPLQISDPFGAFPHSPPAMDTHYPKLEEMMLLSGGGPQFLAPPGAPESAGFGAAGEPGEQHFEHLAADTFPEISLNEKTLPETSYPNQTTRLPPITYTGRFSLEPAPNGSNPLWPEPLFSLVSGLVGMANAPPTSTPTSSSPSSSSQSSPLSCSVQASDNNPIYSAAPTFPNSSSDIFPESQTQSFPNPSGAPIQYPPPAYPTAKTNFQVPMIPDYLFPQQQGELSLVPADQKPFPALETRAQQPSLTPLSTIKAFATQTGSQELKTLNANYQSQLIKPSRMRKYPNRPSKTPPHERPYACPVESCDRRFSRSDELTRHIRIHTGQKPFQCRICMRNFSRSDHLTTHIRTHTGEKPFACDICGRKFARSDERKRHTKIHLRQKDKKVEKAAPASTASPIPAYSSSVTTSYPSSIATTYPSPVRTAYSSPAPSSYPSPAHTTFPSPSIATTYPSGTATFQTQVATSFSSPGVTNNFSSQVTSALSDMNSAFSPRTIEIC, via the exons ATGGCCGCGGCCAAGGCAGAgatgcagctcctgcccccGCTGCAGATCTCCGACCCCTTTGGCGCCTTCCCGCACTcgccccctgccatggacactCACTATCCCAAGCTGGAGGAGATGATGCTGCTCAGCGGCGGGGGTCCGCAGTTCCTTGCCCCGCCCGGGGCACCCGAGAGTGCGGGCTTCGGCGCCGCCGGGGAGCCCGGAGAGCAGCACTTCGAGCACCTCGCGGCAG ACACTTTTCCCGAAATCTCCCTGAACGAGAAAACCCTGCCAGAAACCAGCTATCCCAACCAAACGACGAGACTGCCACCGATAACCTATACGGGGCGCTTCTCCTTAGAGCCGGCCCCCAACGGCAGCAATCCCCTATGGCCAGAGCCCCTCTTCAGCCTCGTCAGTGGGCTTGTGGGCATGGCTAATGCACCTCCCACATCTACGCCTACTTCATCATCACCATCCTCCTCCTCGCAGAGCTCCCCACTGAGCTGTTCTGTCCAAGCCAGCGACAACAATCCAATTTATTCAGCTGCACCAACATTTCCCAATTCCAGCTCTGACATTTTTCCTGAATCCCAGACCCAGTCTTTCCCCAACCCCTCTGGAGCCCCTATCCAGTATCCACCTCCAGCTTATCCGACTGCTAAAACCAACTTTCAGGTGCCGATGATCCCGGATTACTTGTTCCCTCAGCAACAGGGTGAGCTCAGTCTTGTTCCAGCTGATCAgaagcccttcccagctcttgagaccagagcacagcagccttcCCTCACACCACTGTCCACCATCAAGGCATTTGCTACGCAGACTGGCTCCCAAGAGCTGAAGACCCTCAATGCTAATTATCAGTCCCAGCTGATcaagcccagcaggatgagGAAATACCCCAACCGTCCCAGCAAGACGCCTCCTCATGAGCGTCCCTATGCCTGCCCAGTGGAGTCCTGTGACCGGAGGTTTTCACGATCCGATGAGCTAACGCGGCACATACGCATCCACACGGGACAGAAACCTTTCCAGTGCCGCATTTGCATGCGGAACTTCAGCAGGAGTGACCATTTGACTACGCACATCCGCACGCACACAGGAGAGAAGCCGTTTGCTTGTGACATTTGTGGCAGAAAGTTTGCCAGAAGTGATGAGAGGAAGAGGCACACTAAAATCCATCTTAGGCAGAAGGACAAGAAAGTGGAAAAGGCAGCACCAGCCTCAACTGCTTCCCCAATTCCTGCGTATTCATCCTCTGTGACTACGTCCTACCCTTCCTCTATTGCCACCACTTATCCCTCCCCAGTGCGCACAGCGTattcttctcctgctccctcttccTATCCCTCCCCTGCACACACCACATTCCCATCCCCTTCTATAGCAACCACTTACccctctggcactgccactTTTCAGACCCAAGTGGCCACTTCCTTCTCATCTCCAGGAGTCACCAACAATTTCAGCTCACAGGTAACCTCAGCACTTTCAGACATGAACTCAGCCTTTTCTCCAAGGACAATTGAGATCTGCTGA
- the REEP2 gene encoding receptor expression-enhancing protein 2 isoform X4, translating to MSAGNQSGSFFEFFNQLLSNLLGRKVSSAQFVISLFTAFSRCFMKMSSTDLSTDSCGIPLVKWMMYWIVFAFFTTAETLTDIVLSWAERCPVYGVFMAMDERLNDTRRRFPFYFELKIAFVIWLLSPYTKGSSVLYRKFVHPTLSNKEKEIDEYITQACDKSYETMMRVGKRGLNLAANAAVTAAAKGQGVLSEKLRSFSMQDLTLIRDEDTVHMQSRDPQLHASGASLLETIEDSASCYSSGEESSVAHRSNGTPSDTRTDPSDEDAGDKLPKRTQSLKTPKKAVSTC from the exons ATGTCAGCTGGAAATCAATCAGGATCCTTTTTTGAATTCTTTAATCAACTCCTATCTAATCTCTTGGGTAGAAAAGTGTCTTCTGCACAGTTTGTCATCTCACTATTCACAGCCTTTTCCAGATGTTTCATGAAGATGAGCAGCACAGATCTCAGCACTGATTCCTGTGGGATTCCACTG GTGAAGTGGATGATGTACTGGATTGTGTTTGCCTTTTTCACCACTGCAGAAACTCTCACAGACATTGTGCTTTCTTG GGCTGAGAGATGCCCTGTTTATGGAGTTTTCATGGCTATGGATGAAAGACTAAATGATACTCGAAGAAG gTTTCCCTTTTATTTCGAGCTGAAAATTGCATTTGTGATTTGGCTGCTCTCCCCTTACACCAAGGGCTCCAGTGTCCTCTACAGGAAGTTTGTGCACCCAACGCTCTCCAATAAGGAGAAG GAAATTGATGAATACATTACTCAGGCTTGTGACAAGAGCTACGAAACGATGATGCGAGTTGGCAAGAGAGGGTTAAACCTTGCTGCCAATGCAGCAGTTACTGCAGCTGCCAAG GGCCAGGGAGTTTTGTCTGAGAAGCTTCGAAGTTTCAGCATGCAGGATCTGACTCTGATCCGAGATGAAGATACTGTGCATATGCAAAGCCGTGATCCACAGCTGCACGCCTCCGGTGCGAGTCTTCTGGAAACTATTGAAGACTCAG CTTCCTGTTACTCctcaggagaggagagcagtgTGGCACATCGGTCTAATGGAACCCCGTCAGATACTAGAACCGACCCATCAGATGAAGATGCAGGAGACAAACTTCCTAAACGCACCCAGAGTCTCAAAACTCCTAAAAAG GCTGTATCAACTTGCTGA
- the REEP2 gene encoding receptor expression-enhancing protein 2 isoform X1 gives MSAGNQSGSFFEFFNQLLSNLLGRKVSSAQFVISLFTAFSRCFMKMSSTDLSTDSCGIPLVKWMMYWIVFAFFTTAETLTDIVLSWAERCPVYGVFMAMDERLNDTRRRFPFYFELKIAFVIWLLSPYTKGSSVLYRKFVHPTLSNKEKEIDEYITQACDKSYETMMRVGKRGLNLAANAAVTAAAKGQGVLSEKLRSFSMQDLTLIRDEDTVHMQSRDPQLHASGASLLETIEDSASCYSSGEESSVAHRSNGTPSDTRTDPSDEDAGDKLPKRTQSLKTPKKVMKAELPVRSVKARPKKKAAGSLASGESS, from the exons ATGTCAGCTGGAAATCAATCAGGATCCTTTTTTGAATTCTTTAATCAACTCCTATCTAATCTCTTGGGTAGAAAAGTGTCTTCTGCACAGTTTGTCATCTCACTATTCACAGCCTTTTCCAGATGTTTCATGAAGATGAGCAGCACAGATCTCAGCACTGATTCCTGTGGGATTCCACTG GTGAAGTGGATGATGTACTGGATTGTGTTTGCCTTTTTCACCACTGCAGAAACTCTCACAGACATTGTGCTTTCTTG GGCTGAGAGATGCCCTGTTTATGGAGTTTTCATGGCTATGGATGAAAGACTAAATGATACTCGAAGAAG gTTTCCCTTTTATTTCGAGCTGAAAATTGCATTTGTGATTTGGCTGCTCTCCCCTTACACCAAGGGCTCCAGTGTCCTCTACAGGAAGTTTGTGCACCCAACGCTCTCCAATAAGGAGAAG GAAATTGATGAATACATTACTCAGGCTTGTGACAAGAGCTACGAAACGATGATGCGAGTTGGCAAGAGAGGGTTAAACCTTGCTGCCAATGCAGCAGTTACTGCAGCTGCCAAG GGCCAGGGAGTTTTGTCTGAGAAGCTTCGAAGTTTCAGCATGCAGGATCTGACTCTGATCCGAGATGAAGATACTGTGCATATGCAAAGCCGTGATCCACAGCTGCACGCCTCCGGTGCGAGTCTTCTGGAAACTATTGAAGACTCAG CTTCCTGTTACTCctcaggagaggagagcagtgTGGCACATCGGTCTAATGGAACCCCGTCAGATACTAGAACCGACCCATCAGATGAAGATGCAGGAGACAAACTTCCTAAACGCACCCAGAGTCTCAAAACTCCTAAAAAGGTGATGAAAGCTGAA cTTCCAGTGAGAAGTGTAAAAGCCCGCCCTAAGAAGAAAGCTGCCGGCTCTCTTGCTTCTGGCGAGTCATCCTAA
- the REEP2 gene encoding receptor expression-enhancing protein 2 isoform X5 has product MVSWIISRLVVLIFGTLYPAYSSYKAVKTKNVKEYVKWMMYWIVFAFFTTAETLTDIVLSWAERCPVYGVFMAMDERLNDTRRRFPFYFELKIAFVIWLLSPYTKGSSVLYRKFVHPTLSNKEKEIDEYITQACDKSYETMMRVGKRGLNLAANAAVTAAAKGQGVLSEKLRSFSMQDLTLIRDEDTVHMQSRDPQLHASGASLLETIEDSASCYSSGEESSVAHRSNGTPSDTRTDPSDEDAGDKLPKRTQSLKTPKKVMKAELPVRSVKARPKKKAAGSLASGESS; this is encoded by the exons GCTGATCTTCGGCACTCTTTACCCCGCGTACTCCTCCTACAAGGCCGTGAAGACGAAAAACGTAAAGGAATAT GTGAAGTGGATGATGTACTGGATTGTGTTTGCCTTTTTCACCACTGCAGAAACTCTCACAGACATTGTGCTTTCTTG GGCTGAGAGATGCCCTGTTTATGGAGTTTTCATGGCTATGGATGAAAGACTAAATGATACTCGAAGAAG gTTTCCCTTTTATTTCGAGCTGAAAATTGCATTTGTGATTTGGCTGCTCTCCCCTTACACCAAGGGCTCCAGTGTCCTCTACAGGAAGTTTGTGCACCCAACGCTCTCCAATAAGGAGAAG GAAATTGATGAATACATTACTCAGGCTTGTGACAAGAGCTACGAAACGATGATGCGAGTTGGCAAGAGAGGGTTAAACCTTGCTGCCAATGCAGCAGTTACTGCAGCTGCCAAG GGCCAGGGAGTTTTGTCTGAGAAGCTTCGAAGTTTCAGCATGCAGGATCTGACTCTGATCCGAGATGAAGATACTGTGCATATGCAAAGCCGTGATCCACAGCTGCACGCCTCCGGTGCGAGTCTTCTGGAAACTATTGAAGACTCAG CTTCCTGTTACTCctcaggagaggagagcagtgTGGCACATCGGTCTAATGGAACCCCGTCAGATACTAGAACCGACCCATCAGATGAAGATGCAGGAGACAAACTTCCTAAACGCACCCAGAGTCTCAAAACTCCTAAAAAGGTGATGAAAGCTGAA cTTCCAGTGAGAAGTGTAAAAGCCCGCCCTAAGAAGAAAGCTGCCGGCTCTCTTGCTTCTGGCGAGTCATCCTAA
- the REEP2 gene encoding receptor expression-enhancing protein 2 isoform X3: MSAGNQSGSFFEFFNQLLSNLLGRKVSSAQFVISLFTAFSRCFMKMSSTDLSTDSCGIPLVKWMMYWIVFAFFTTAETLTDIVLSWFPFYFELKIAFVIWLLSPYTKGSSVLYRKFVHPTLSNKEKEIDEYITQACDKSYETMMRVGKRGLNLAANAAVTAAAKGQGVLSEKLRSFSMQDLTLIRDEDTVHMQSRDPQLHASGASLLETIEDSASCYSSGEESSVAHRSNGTPSDTRTDPSDEDAGDKLPKRTQSLKTPKKVMKAELPVRSVKARPKKKAAGSLASGESS; this comes from the exons ATGTCAGCTGGAAATCAATCAGGATCCTTTTTTGAATTCTTTAATCAACTCCTATCTAATCTCTTGGGTAGAAAAGTGTCTTCTGCACAGTTTGTCATCTCACTATTCACAGCCTTTTCCAGATGTTTCATGAAGATGAGCAGCACAGATCTCAGCACTGATTCCTGTGGGATTCCACTG GTGAAGTGGATGATGTACTGGATTGTGTTTGCCTTTTTCACCACTGCAGAAACTCTCACAGACATTGTGCTTTCTTG gTTTCCCTTTTATTTCGAGCTGAAAATTGCATTTGTGATTTGGCTGCTCTCCCCTTACACCAAGGGCTCCAGTGTCCTCTACAGGAAGTTTGTGCACCCAACGCTCTCCAATAAGGAGAAG GAAATTGATGAATACATTACTCAGGCTTGTGACAAGAGCTACGAAACGATGATGCGAGTTGGCAAGAGAGGGTTAAACCTTGCTGCCAATGCAGCAGTTACTGCAGCTGCCAAG GGCCAGGGAGTTTTGTCTGAGAAGCTTCGAAGTTTCAGCATGCAGGATCTGACTCTGATCCGAGATGAAGATACTGTGCATATGCAAAGCCGTGATCCACAGCTGCACGCCTCCGGTGCGAGTCTTCTGGAAACTATTGAAGACTCAG CTTCCTGTTACTCctcaggagaggagagcagtgTGGCACATCGGTCTAATGGAACCCCGTCAGATACTAGAACCGACCCATCAGATGAAGATGCAGGAGACAAACTTCCTAAACGCACCCAGAGTCTCAAAACTCCTAAAAAGGTGATGAAAGCTGAA cTTCCAGTGAGAAGTGTAAAAGCCCGCCCTAAGAAGAAAGCTGCCGGCTCTCTTGCTTCTGGCGAGTCATCCTAA
- the REEP2 gene encoding receptor expression-enhancing protein 2 isoform X2 translates to MSAGNQSGSFFEFFNQLLSNLLGRKVSSAQFVISLFTAFSRCFMKMSSTDLSTDSCGIPLVKWMMYWIVFAFFTTAETLTDIVLSWAERCPVYGVFMAMDERLNDTRRRFPFYFELKIAFVIWLLSPYTKGSSVLYRKFVHPTLSNKEKEIDEYITQACDKSYETMMRVGKRGLNLAANAAVTAAAKGQGVLSEKLRSFSMQDLTLIRDEDTVHMQSRDPQLHASGASLLETIEDSASCYSSGEESSVAHRSNGTPSDTRTDPSDEDAGDKLPKRTQSLKTPKKLPVRSVKARPKKKAAGSLASGESS, encoded by the exons ATGTCAGCTGGAAATCAATCAGGATCCTTTTTTGAATTCTTTAATCAACTCCTATCTAATCTCTTGGGTAGAAAAGTGTCTTCTGCACAGTTTGTCATCTCACTATTCACAGCCTTTTCCAGATGTTTCATGAAGATGAGCAGCACAGATCTCAGCACTGATTCCTGTGGGATTCCACTG GTGAAGTGGATGATGTACTGGATTGTGTTTGCCTTTTTCACCACTGCAGAAACTCTCACAGACATTGTGCTTTCTTG GGCTGAGAGATGCCCTGTTTATGGAGTTTTCATGGCTATGGATGAAAGACTAAATGATACTCGAAGAAG gTTTCCCTTTTATTTCGAGCTGAAAATTGCATTTGTGATTTGGCTGCTCTCCCCTTACACCAAGGGCTCCAGTGTCCTCTACAGGAAGTTTGTGCACCCAACGCTCTCCAATAAGGAGAAG GAAATTGATGAATACATTACTCAGGCTTGTGACAAGAGCTACGAAACGATGATGCGAGTTGGCAAGAGAGGGTTAAACCTTGCTGCCAATGCAGCAGTTACTGCAGCTGCCAAG GGCCAGGGAGTTTTGTCTGAGAAGCTTCGAAGTTTCAGCATGCAGGATCTGACTCTGATCCGAGATGAAGATACTGTGCATATGCAAAGCCGTGATCCACAGCTGCACGCCTCCGGTGCGAGTCTTCTGGAAACTATTGAAGACTCAG CTTCCTGTTACTCctcaggagaggagagcagtgTGGCACATCGGTCTAATGGAACCCCGTCAGATACTAGAACCGACCCATCAGATGAAGATGCAGGAGACAAACTTCCTAAACGCACCCAGAGTCTCAAAACTCCTAAAAAG cTTCCAGTGAGAAGTGTAAAAGCCCGCCCTAAGAAGAAAGCTGCCGGCTCTCTTGCTTCTGGCGAGTCATCCTAA